In Metopolophium dirhodum isolate CAU chromosome 7, ASM1992520v1, whole genome shotgun sequence, one genomic interval encodes:
- the LOC132949340 gene encoding uncharacterized protein LOC132949340: MPPYNSVKCLQSLALEQACKYILNISNNMKKDVNGSREYFINNVHAWARTNILNYTKVLLDNGEKDNEIWSELNCLMIDTNPYIKILSVKLSMWLIILNALLDIGVARLPPLFLHAGMEAEFQEFVSILNRNNTHLKELSVTFLMSSKNNYTPAVYTSMYNLQKTFHEGLASKLVHLKLGAICDNAILKTIGEHALCLKHLDVSGSWNVDEAGIKHLLFKNDVYVETINVSNEILCKHLSHMYDNKSLLNNCCFTLEEFRIQDTNTEDASLLMILACVKSLKALGGFLYFRNIGDALVTVWENSPKPRIFQLTELYDMQLTGKKIASLKECLPYLKKLYTRLSCVCTPEDFADPEQGSMFWGRVQTLTIDLDYMMNFHFINFVFNYGRNLSELTILDQEADIDVAKLLASCPNLLVLKGFLHIFEMPVGKFTKLKSIELHMPTVETINWFFENCPCLEEAKLYSDSRHLYWNTQVFERPPLIMCNNLKRLEISFNDEHPITNHQTVIKFIEKCSKLQHLGRLDKWNLDNKFVKQVKLYVKKMNYELNVY; the protein is encoded by the exons ATGCCTCCATACAATTctgtaaaatgtttacaatctTTAGCATTAGAACAGGCGTgcaaatacatattaaacatatCTAACAATATGAAAAAAGATGTGAATGGTTCacgtgaatattttattaataatgtacatGCTTGGGCTAGAACCAACATCTTGAACTATACCAAAGTTCTATT GGATAATGGTGAAAAGGATAATGAAATTTGGAGCGAACTGAACTGTTTAATGATTGATACAAAtccatacataaaaatattgagtgttAAACTTAGCAtgtggttaataatattaaacgccCTGTTGGACATTGGAGTCGCTCGATTACCACCTTTATTTCTTCACGCAGGTATGGAAGCAGAATTCCAAGAGTTTGTTTCTATATTGAACCGTAACAATACTCATCTCAAAGAACTGTCTGTGACCTTTCTA ATgtcaagtaaaaataattacacaccAGCAGTGTACACTTCAATGTATAACCTTCAGAAAACATTTCATGAAGGTCTAGCATCAAAACTTGTTCATCTAAAGCTTGGTGCTATTTGTGATAATGCaatattgaaaactattggTGAACATGccttatgtttaaaacatttagatGTATCTGGTTCATGGAATGTCGATGAAGCAGGCATTAAACATCTgttgtttaaa AACGATGTGTATGTGGAGACAATCAACGTATCAAATGAAATACTATGTAAACATCTCAGCCATATGTATGACAATAAGTCTTTGTTAAATAACTGTTGTTTTACTCTGGAAGAATTCCGGATTCAGGATACAAATACGGAAGATGCGAGTTTACTGATGATACTTGCATGTGTCAAGAGCCTAAAAGCCTTAGGTGGTTTCCTTTACTTCAG GAACATTGGTGATGCTTTGGTAACTGTATGGGAAAACTCTCCCAAGCCACGCATATTCCAGTTGACTGAGTTGTATGATATGCAGTTGACAGGCAAAAAAATAGCCTCACTCAAGGAATGCCTACCATATCTAAAAAAGCTGTATACTCGACTGTCATGTGTCTGTACACCTGAAGATTTTGCAGATCCTGAACAGGGATCTATGTTTTGGGGCCGCGTACAAACACTAACTATTGATCTTGATTACATGatgaattttcattttatcaacTTTGTGTTTAACTATGGTCGTAACTTATCTGAACTCACTATTCTTGatcag GAAGCTGATATAGATGTGGCCAAACTCCTGGCAAGTTGTCCAAATCTATTAGTTTTGAAaggatttttacatatttttgaaatgccAGTTGGAAAATTTACCAAACTGAAATCAATTGAATTACACATGCCTACCGTTGAAACAATTAATTGGTTTTTCGAAAACTGTCCTTGTTTAGAAGAAGCCAAG ctATATAGTGATTCAAGACACCTATATTGGAATACACAAGTGTTTGAGAGACCACCACTAATAATGTGCAATAATCTTAAAAGATTGGAGATTTCGTTCAACGATGAACACCCTATT actAACCACCaaacagttataaaatttattgaaaagtGTTCAAAACTTCAACATTTGGGACGACTAGACAAATGGAACCTcgataataaatttgtaaaacaaGTAAAACTGTATGTAAAAAAGATGAACTACGAGCTTAACGTTTactag